CAATGCCAATTAGCTCATCGGCTGTCGTATGCACGCCCGTTGAATGTGGTTTATATTCGAAATCTCCATAAATTGCGCTAGCCGCATGACGGATAAATTCGAAAACTCCATCCTGCTCTCCACGAATGCTAGAAGCATATGCCTCTACCGTTGGATTAAATGATGCATACATGGTTGGCAGCAGGTATTCTGCATTTCCGTCAATAAAATCCTCGCTCCGCAGCCGATTCCAGGATTCCTCCGGCCCCCACGCAGCCGTCCACAACACATCTCTATCCCGCGTAACAACGGTAGAGTGTGAAGTAATAGTAAGCTCTCGATGCGGCGCGTTAGCGGTAAAGGAGTGTACCCTATTGCCGAAATAATCCTCATAGGACAGCAATTGTACATTCGGTTCAATGATAAGTTGATGCTGATAACAAGCCTGCCGTTCATCCGTGCGTGGCGTTAGTCGAATTTCATTGACACTGTCGGTCACCGATGAGTCGTATCGGTATTTGGTCACATGACATAAGTCCAATCTCAAGCGATAACCTCCTGTCCAGGGGAAAAAAAGGTGCTGGCAACCGCTTCTCCAAGCTGCCGATTCGTCTTAAGTAGCTGCTGAAGGACAGTATTCAATGATTCCAACGTAATCTCATTACGATCAAGGAATCCGAGCTCTGAGCGAGCTTTCCCTGCAAGTCTAATCATCCTCTCGAGAGTAGACCCCGAATGATCAGATAGACCCCTCATCGCCTTAAGGTGCTGCTCGAAGGTCGCAAGCGCGAAATGCACCGAACGCGGGAAGGTTTCCTGCAGCAACAGAAACCGCGACACCTCTTCCAAAGAGATATCTTCTACATCTAGACGCCGATACGCCTCATAGCCACCAACCGATTTCAACAGCGCCATTGTGTAGGCATAAGACACCTTACGTTTCTCAGGCGTAATGTTACTAACCGACTGAAGCAGCCTGACAACATTCTCAGAGCGCTCCAGATATCTGCCGCTCTCAAGCATCTGCCACGACTCATCCCTTAACGCAATAGAAACAGCTGTCCCTTGAAAGGCAGCAAGCCCTTCCTTCACCCTCTGAAAAAAGCTATGAGGCGATTGCAATGTTACTTCCTCTAACTGGACTCCTTTAAGCCACAAGTAAAAGCCGTTCAGAAGATTCCAAAGCTCCGAGGGAAGCTGCTCGCGAATTTTCTTCAAATTATCACGAGCTTGGGTCACACAAGACAGAATAGAATTATTTTGAGTTACATCTAAGATAAGGAAATAAAGCACATCTTGCTCCCGATAAGCTTCATAACGCTCTTCATATAGCCCGCAATCTCCAATTGCATTGGCAATCCGTTTCCATACTGCCTCCGCCTCTCCGCTACCTTCCTCGCGCAAGTGATAATACACATCCAGCAGCCGGGCATGATTCTCCGCACGCTCTGTGTATCTCCCGATCCAGAACAAACATTCCGCTATCCGATCCAGCATGGGACTCCACTCCTTATGGACACGAATCCAGATTCTCTTCTCTTGCTTACTCGTGTTATTCCGCCAACACCCACGTATCCTTTACCCCTCCGCCTTGCGAGGAATTCACAACCAAGGAGCCCTCCTTCATCGCAACCCTCGTTAGCCCACCTGGCAGAACATGAACATCCCTTCCATCTGCTAGGGCAAACACGCGCAAATCAATATGACGATGTGTCATCCGACCTTCTAAGTTAATGGGAGATGTCGATAGCTTAATGGTTGGCTGAGCAATGTAATTATCGGGGTTCTCACGGATTTTAACAGCAAACCTCTTGCGTTCCAATTCCGTGGATGAGGGCCCGACTAGCATCCCATACCCACCAGACAAAGATGTTTCCTTAACAACCATTTCCTCCAACCTAGCCAATACATGCTCCCGTTCATCCGGTCGACTCATCAAGTAGGTAGGAACATTGTTTAGAATTGGGCGTTCATTCAGATAATACCGAATCATCTCTGGAACAAAAGTGTAGATGGCCTTGTCATCTGCAACTCCCGTGCCCGGAGCATTGGCGATTGTAATGTTCCCGAAGCGGTAAGCATTCATCAAGCCAGCCACTCCCAGCATAGAATCCGGACGGAATGCTAGTGGATCAAGATAATCGTCGTCAATTCTGCGGTAAAGCACGTCAACCTGTTTCAAACCCGATAGCTTGCGAATATAGATTTTGTTATCCCTACAGACAAGGTCGCGACCTTCTACGAGTTCCATACCCATCTGTTGTGCAAGAAAAGTGTGCTCAAAGTATGCGGAGTTAAAGCTGCCGGGAGTGAGTAGAGCAATGACCGGCTCCGCTTTGTCGGTTCGAGCTAGATTACGCAAGGAAGAACGAAAATCATGCAGTGCCCGCTCAATACCCTTAACGGGATATGAGAAATAAAGCTCAGGAAAGTCATGAGTCATAATCGACCTACTCTTAAATACATATGAAAATCCCGATGGCGACCTCAGATTATCTTCAAGCACATAGTAATCGCCCTTCTCATCACGGATTAAATCAATTCCAGATGCGGTAACATAAGTCCCTCCTGGAACCGCAAGTCGCATCATCTCCGTCCGAAAATATCGATTGCCCATCACCATCCGGCGAGGAACAAGCCCATCCTTCAGAATGCATTGCTCGTGATAAATGTCCGCTAAGAAAGCATTCAGTGCTCTTACCCGTTGCCTTGTTCCTCGCTCAATCATCTCCCATTCCTCCGCTGGAATGATACGGGGGATAAGATCGAAGGGGATAGTACGCTCTTGTGAATTCGGTTGATCCTCACCCGATAAGGTAAAGGTAATCCCCTCCTCCAGCAGTCTGCCGTTCATCTGTGCCTGTCTGGTCACTCGTTCCTCTAAGGACATACGAGAAAGCGTCTGATGAACCTTACCATAATGCGCACGAACCTGGGCCCCGTTATACATTTCATTGTAAAAACGGGAAGAAGGCGAAGCAGCCGATACATCGTTCATCATTTCCATGTAGAACGGCTCCCTCTCCCTTAATGGGTTTTATTGTAATCATATTCTTCTCTTATCCTTATGTCAACAAATGTAACATAAATTTCTACTATTTTTTATTTAAATTACATATATATAACATTATGAGTAATATAAATGTTATGTAAACAAATACGTTTAATAATTAGCTTGAAGCCTTGTATTGTGTTAGAATATAGAAGCATTTCAGTACTGTCATTTTTAGAGAGGGTGGTTGTCACCCATGATAGCGAAACCTAAGCAACCCACCATATGGACGATAAAAGGCTTTCAACCCCAAGGTTGAAAGCCTTTCTTGTTTCTTGCACCGGGTAAACTTTCTTTGAAGGAGCAATCTTTGTGGCGGATAGGCATCATTCAGGATTATTAGCAATTTGGATCAGTCTTTTTAGCAATATCATTTTAACAATCTTAAAGCTCGTTGCGGGTATAATGCTTGGGAGTCCAGTACTCCTCGCAGACGGTGTTCATAACGCCGGCGACATTATCGCTACCGTCGCAGCTTTAACCTCATCTATGGTGTCGAAGAAGCCTGCTGATGACGATCATCCTTACGGACACGGCAAAGCAGAGGTTGTGGCCTCAGCATTCGTCGCCATCATCCTTGCACTCGCCGCCTTATGGATCGGCTACCAATCGATTAGTGCATTATTTAAGCCTCCCGGAGAGGAAAACTGGCTGTCATTAGGGGCAGCGGTTATTTCCCTCGTCTGGAAGCAAGCACTTTACATTTATACTATTAGAGTCGGAAAAGCCACTAAGAGTAAAAGCGTTCTAGCTACAGCCTATGACCATTTAGCAGATGTTTACGCATCGTTAGCAGCGGTCATCGGTATCGGGCTTGGCTTGCTGGGAGATCGATTACATTGGGAATGGGCAGCTTATGGAGATCCGATCGCAGGTATAATTGTATCCTTACTCGTCCTCAAGCTAGCTTACGAGATAGGTAAAGATTCCGTCGACATTCTTATGGAGCGTAATGTCGCCCCTGAGAAGCTTGCTTATTATGAATCCTTAATCCGCTCCGAGGCAAACGTAAAGAGAATAGACCGAGTGAGAGCTCGCGAGCATGGACATTACATCATCGTAGATATCCGGGTGGGCATACCCTACGACTATTCAATCCAGCAGGGCCATGACATTAGCAGGCAGCTCAAAAAGCTAATTATGGATTATGATCCTGACGTTATTGAGGTCATGATTCACCTCAATCCATGGGACCCAAGCGAACTGGCAAAGCATTAAGCTTTCGTTTTTGATAAGTGCATTCTTCTGGTAAGTCCCCTCCATATCAAGTTATTGGGCTGTCCCGTTAGCAGTTCTCTTACGATATTCTTCCAGATAGCTTTGGCCATTTGGCTCGATGAGTGGACTCGCCGGTTTATTGGCGCGTTTTGGGACAGAGTTAGGCGGAGATGCGGACTAATTTCCCTTATTGGCACGTTTTGGGACAGAGTTAGGCGGAGATGCGGACTAATTTTCCTTATTGGCGCATTATGGGGCTGAGTTAGGCGAAGACGCAGACTAATTTTCAGTATTGGCGCGTTATGGGGCTGAGTTAGGCGGAGACGCAGACTAATTTTCAGTATTGGCGCGTTTTGGGGCTGAGTTAGGCGGAGACGCAGACTAATTTTCAGTATTGGCTCGTTATGGGGCTGAGTTAGGCGGAGACGCAGACTAATTTTCAGTATTGGCGCGTTATGGGGCTGAGTTAGGCGGAGATATATTAATTACGAGCCACCGGCCCACAGCGGGGCAGGTGGCTTGCCCAGCGCACAAAAGGCTATCCCTCCGTCATCAACTGACGTTGGGATAGCCTTTTTCGAGCGCTACGCTTCTCACTTAAATTAAGCCACTTTATTGTAAGTCATAATCCAAATCGACCCGGCAACGATAGTTAGCACAATGATCAAACCAAGGAGGAGCACCATAAGATTATATCTAGGCTTCCCTTCCTCCTTCAGATGCATGAAGTAGAACAATTGCACCACGAACTGTAACACTGCCGAAGCAAGCAGCAACACAGTAGCCGCCTTGCCTTCCAGCAAATCGTTCATAACGACGATGAGCGGAATAGCCGTCAGTACAAGCGACATAACGAAACCAATGACATAAGACTTTAGAGAGCCATGTGATTCATGATGCTCATGCTCACCGTGGGAGTCATGTGTATCAACAGAATGCTGCGCCATCTTACATCACCCCCATCATGTACACGATCGTAAAGACGAATATCCATATAACATCGAGAAAATGCCAGTAGAGGCTAATAATATTTACTTTGCGACGCGTAACAGAATTGATGCCGTGCTGCTTCAGCTGAATCATGATTGCAATCATCCATACGAGACCGATAGTGACATGAAGTCCGTGAGTCCCGACTAATACATAGAACGCAGACCACTGAGCACTCGTAGAGATAGAAGCACCCTCGTGAACCAATGTCATGAATTCAGTTACCTCAAGAGCAATAAACGAAGCTCCCAGCAATACGGTAACCAATAACCATCTAATAAGTCCTTTGCGGTCCCCACGATTCATTGACAGGACTGCCAAACCACTCGTAAAGCTACTTGTCAGCAAAATAAACGTCTCTGCGATGACTCCCGGCATTTCGAACAGTTCAGCTGGTGTCGGACCGCCAGCCGTATTGCCGTTTAACACGACATAAGTCGCGAACAACGTACCGAATAATATACAGTCAGTGATCAAGAATATCCAGAAGCCCATCATACGCAGCGATTCGAGATCGTGATGTCCTTCTTTTCCATGGCCATGATCATGCTCTTGTGAAGGCTTAGCAATGATATGATTTCCTGATTGCGCCATTAGACAACCCTCCTCGCCGCAGCTTCTGTGCGTTTAATTTCATCGACCGAGATATAGTAATCCGTTTTATAACGGAAAGAGTGTACGAGCATACAGACAGCAACACCGATTAAACCAGGAATAGCCATCCACAACCAATCGAATACGAAGCCAAAACCCGCCACAAACCAGAATGCCGACATGACAAAAGGAATACCCGAGTTTTTCGGCATGTGAATCGGTTCAAGCTGCGGCCGTGGCTTAGGCGCATGACCTTGAGCAATTCGCTGCTTTTCTTCCCAGAAATCATCCTTCTCAGTCACTTGAGGCAATGTGGCAAAATTATAAAGCGGAGCCGGTGATGGAATGGTCCATTCAAGCGTTCTTCCGTCCCAAGGATCGCCAGTCGTATCTTTCTCCATGAACTTAATGCTGTGCAAAATTTGCCAAACCTGAAAGAGGAATCCGATTCCCATTAAGAAACCACCGATGGTCGAGGTCAGATTGAGCTCATACCAGCCCTTATCCCAGCCGTAGCTGCTTACGCGACGGGTCATCCCCATCAAGCCAAGGAAATATTGCGGCATAAAGCACACATAGAAACCGATATTCCACGTCCAGAAAGCCCATTTGCCGATTTTTTCGTTCAGCTTGAAGCCGAACACCTTCGGCCACCAGTAATATAGTCCCGCGAAATATCCGAAGGCAACACCACCAATGAGCACCTGATGGAAGTGGGCAATTAGAAAGTAGCTATTATGGAACTGAAAGTCAGCCGGTGCGACGGACAGCAGTACTCCCGTCATCCCCCCTACAACGAAGCAGGGAATGAAGCCAATCATCCAGAGCATCGGCGTTGGGAAGGAAAGTCTTCCGCGGTACATAGTGAACAGCCAGTTAAACACCTTAACACCTGTCGGAATAGCTATGATCATCGTCGTTACCGCAAAGAACGCGTTGACATTTGCTCCCGACCCCATCGTAAAGAAGTGATGCGCCCAGGTGAAGAAAGAGAGCAAGCTAATACTCATCAAGGCAAATACCATCGATTTGTATCCAAACAGTTTTTTCTTAGCGAATGTCGCTGCGATCTCCGAG
This portion of the Cohnella abietis genome encodes:
- a CDS encoding transglutaminase family protein, which codes for MRLDLCHVTKYRYDSSVTDSVNEIRLTPRTDERQACYQHQLIIEPNVQLLSYEDYFGNRVHSFTANAPHRELTITSHSTVVTRDRDVLWTAAWGPEESWNRLRSEDFIDGNAEYLLPTMYASFNPTVEAYASSIRGEQDGVFEFIRHAASAIYGDFEYKPHSTGVHTTADELIGIGAGVCQDFAHLLLSICRMRGVPSRYVSGYHFVGDLQGRNADFEQASHAWVEVYIPGVGWQGIDPTNNNLIDWRYVKLGHGRDYNDIVPVKGIYRGASGQTLQVTVDVRLAETG
- a CDS encoding alpha-E domain-containing protein is translated as MLDRIAECLFWIGRYTERAENHARLLDVYYHLREEGSGEAEAVWKRIANAIGDCGLYEERYEAYREQDVLYFLILDVTQNNSILSCVTQARDNLKKIREQLPSELWNLLNGFYLWLKGVQLEEVTLQSPHSFFQRVKEGLAAFQGTAVSIALRDESWQMLESGRYLERSENVVRLLQSVSNITPEKRKVSYAYTMALLKSVGGYEAYRRLDVEDISLEEVSRFLLLQETFPRSVHFALATFEQHLKAMRGLSDHSGSTLERMIRLAGKARSELGFLDRNEITLESLNTVLQQLLKTNRQLGEAVASTFFSPGQEVIA
- a CDS encoding circularly permuted type 2 ATP-grasp protein, with the translated sequence MEMMNDVSAASPSSRFYNEMYNGAQVRAHYGKVHQTLSRMSLEERVTRQAQMNGRLLEEGITFTLSGEDQPNSQERTIPFDLIPRIIPAEEWEMIERGTRQRVRALNAFLADIYHEQCILKDGLVPRRMVMGNRYFRTEMMRLAVPGGTYVTASGIDLIRDEKGDYYVLEDNLRSPSGFSYVFKSRSIMTHDFPELYFSYPVKGIERALHDFRSSLRNLARTDKAEPVIALLTPGSFNSAYFEHTFLAQQMGMELVEGRDLVCRDNKIYIRKLSGLKQVDVLYRRIDDDYLDPLAFRPDSMLGVAGLMNAYRFGNITIANAPGTGVADDKAIYTFVPEMIRYYLNERPILNNVPTYLMSRPDEREHVLARLEEMVVKETSLSGGYGMLVGPSSTELERKRFAVKIRENPDNYIAQPTIKLSTSPINLEGRMTHRHIDLRVFALADGRDVHVLPGGLTRVAMKEGSLVVNSSQGGGVKDTWVLAE
- a CDS encoding cation diffusion facilitator family transporter, coding for MADRHHSGLLAIWISLFSNIILTILKLVAGIMLGSPVLLADGVHNAGDIIATVAALTSSMVSKKPADDDHPYGHGKAEVVASAFVAIILALAALWIGYQSISALFKPPGEENWLSLGAAVISLVWKQALYIYTIRVGKATKSKSVLATAYDHLADVYASLAAVIGIGLGLLGDRLHWEWAAYGDPIAGIIVSLLVLKLAYEIGKDSVDILMERNVAPEKLAYYESLIRSEANVKRIDRVRAREHGHYIIVDIRVGIPYDYSIQQGHDISRQLKKLIMDYDPDVIEVMIHLNPWDPSELAKH
- the cyoD gene encoding cytochrome o ubiquinol oxidase subunit IV; the protein is MAQHSVDTHDSHGEHEHHESHGSLKSYVIGFVMSLVLTAIPLIVVMNDLLEGKAATVLLLASAVLQFVVQLFYFMHLKEEGKPRYNLMVLLLGLIIVLTIVAGSIWIMTYNKVA
- the cyoC gene encoding cytochrome o ubiquinol oxidase subunit III → MAQSGNHIIAKPSQEHDHGHGKEGHHDLESLRMMGFWIFLITDCILFGTLFATYVVLNGNTAGGPTPAELFEMPGVIAETFILLTSSFTSGLAVLSMNRGDRKGLIRWLLVTVLLGASFIALEVTEFMTLVHEGASISTSAQWSAFYVLVGTHGLHVTIGLVWMIAIMIQLKQHGINSVTRRKVNIISLYWHFLDVIWIFVFTIVYMMGVM
- a CDS encoding cbb3-type cytochrome c oxidase subunit I, which encodes MLDKIKDFASDFFVTGDPLIYGADVSIGLTIIAVVFALTYFKKWTWLWRDWLTTVDHKKIGIMYVIASLLMLFRGGVDALLMRTQLAIPDSEFLSPEHYNQIFTTHGVIMILFMAMPLMFGLFNLVVPLQLGARDVAFPFLNSLSFWLFFFGAMLFNVSFVIGGSPDAGWLSYPPLSGISHSPGVGQDFYIWGIQISGIGSLMTGINFIVTILKMRAPGMKLMKMPMFSWSVLSSCLTIILAFPILTVTLALLFIDRYLGAHFFTLDGGGNPMMYINLIWMWGHPEVYIVVLPAFGIFSEIAATFAKKKLFGYKSMVFALMSISLLSFFTWAHHFFTMGSGANVNAFFAVTTMIIAIPTGVKVFNWLFTMYRGRLSFPTPMLWMIGFIPCFVVGGMTGVLLSVAPADFQFHNSYFLIAHFHQVLIGGVAFGYFAGLYYWWPKVFGFKLNEKIGKWAFWTWNIGFYVCFMPQYFLGLMGMTRRVSSYGWDKGWYELNLTSTIGGFLMGIGFLFQVWQILHSIKFMEKDTTGDPWDGRTLEWTIPSPAPLYNFATLPQVTEKDDFWEEKQRIAQGHAPKPRPQLEPIHMPKNSGIPFVMSAFWFVAGFGFVFDWLWMAIPGLIGVAVCMLVHSFRYKTDYYISVDEIKRTEAAARRVV